A DNA window from Candidatus Protochlamydia naegleriophila contains the following coding sequences:
- a CDS encoding DUF4116 domain-containing protein, with product MTEIDQVSELYVYRPSHLNQLAVKREVESKSGFEIEVSSRKRQKSVKNSEGFHYLPKEILYEIFSYIGWNGQDALHYALAGRQYYQIAMSHPLMRMGHTISRLKDSGDYATTQQACFEGVLIPRECALGQSEVEKLHQIDPQGVGFNRLLHSATDFTGLGPVLQELFKALTWYPELTMNSVHDQKVKAYAQTVHALFTKLFEVTTLDDETLSGFDWKGVPRLAIDYQRALSIRDVLESKTPPQFDGWESNEAYFHFCLESNGLLLEKASAAIQDNEKFVLKAVRQNGKALQFASERLRNNKEIVLAAVKNDGMALPHASLECRADRDIVWEAALMHPTAIYYADHAITGDISFALALLKHRKEIFTFISPQLREDPAFILRALSINGLVLGYLNEENRKERDLVLAAVAQNGLALEYADDDLKADPKIVQTALKQNALAAEYMAERFEKIKQVALFAVSEKGIALEFFESFQDDYEVVVKAVEQDGLALEHASDRLRGIFSFAYRAVRQNGLALKHVEELGDNEMFIVVQEAVKQNGLALEFAADLQDNEEIVKWAILQNPQAFRFASERLRARGDLAAIAALKVQA from the coding sequence ATGACTGAAATAGACCAAGTAAGTGAACTATATGTGTACAGGCCCTCGCATCTAAATCAGCTCGCTGTAAAAAGGGAAGTTGAGAGTAAGAGTGGATTTGAAATCGAGGTATCGTCTAGAAAGAGGCAGAAGTCTGTTAAAAATTCAGAGGGCTTCCACTATCTGCCGAAAGAGATACTCTATGAAATTTTTTCTTACATAGGGTGGAATGGTCAAGACGCTTTGCACTATGCTCTTGCGGGCAGGCAATACTACCAAATAGCCATGTCACATCCTCTTATGCGAATGGGCCATACCATTAGCAGGTTAAAGGATTCTGGCGACTATGCTACTACTCAGCAGGCCTGTTTTGAAGGTGTGTTGATTCCAAGAGAATGTGCATTGGGGCAAAGCGAAGTGGAGAAGTTGCATCAAATTGATCCTCAAGGTGTCGGCTTTAACCGGTTACTACATTCGGCAACAGATTTTACAGGACTTGGCCCTGTATTGCAGGAGCTTTTTAAGGCATTGACTTGGTATCCCGAATTGACAATGAATAGTGTCCATGATCAAAAAGTGAAAGCGTATGCGCAAACGGTGCATGCCTTATTTACCAAGCTTTTTGAGGTGACGACTTTGGATGATGAGACTCTTAGCGGTTTCGATTGGAAGGGGGTTCCAAGGCTAGCCATTGATTATCAGCGTGCTTTAAGCATCCGTGATGTATTAGAGTCAAAAACGCCTCCTCAATTTGATGGATGGGAAAGCAATGAGGCTTATTTTCATTTTTGTCTAGAATCTAATGGCTTGCTGCTGGAAAAGGCATCGGCCGCTATCCAAGATAACGAAAAGTTTGTCCTGAAGGCAGTTAGGCAGAATGGGAAGGCTCTGCAATTTGCATCTGAAAGGCTAAGAAATAATAAAGAAATTGTTTTAGCGGCCGTTAAAAATGACGGGATGGCGCTTCCTCATGCATCTTTAGAGTGTAGAGCTGATAGAGATATTGTCTGGGAAGCTGCTTTAATGCATCCCACGGCTATTTATTATGCGGATCATGCTATTACTGGGGATATTAGTTTTGCCTTAGCGTTGCTTAAACATAGAAAAGAAATTTTCACTTTCATTTCTCCTCAATTGAGAGAGGACCCTGCTTTCATTTTACGAGCCTTAAGTATTAACGGCCTCGTACTCGGCTATTTAAACGAAGAGAATCGAAAAGAACGTGATCTTGTATTAGCGGCTGTGGCGCAGAATGGCTTAGCGTTGGAATATGCAGACGACGATTTAAAAGCAGATCCAAAAATTGTCCAGACAGCGCTCAAGCAAAATGCATTGGCGGCCGAGTATATGGCTGAGCGTTTTGAAAAAATTAAACAAGTTGCTTTATTTGCCGTTTCTGAAAAAGGAATTGCCTTGGAGTTTTTTGAAAGTTTTCAAGATGATTACGAAGTGGTTGTTAAGGCTGTGGAGCAAGATGGGCTTGCACTTGAGCATGCCTCAGACAGGTTGAGAGGGATTTTTAGCTTTGCCTACCGTGCCGTTCGTCAAAATGGGCTTGCGCTCAAGCACGTGGAAGAGCTTGGTGATAACGAAATGTTTATTGTTGTTCAAGAGGCAGTGAAACAAAATGGACTGGCCTTGGAATTTGCAGCAGATCTTCAAGATAATGAAGAAATTGTGAAATGGGCCATCTTGCAAAACCCACAAGCCTTCAGATTCGCTAGCGAACGTTTACGAGCACGAGGCGATTTGGCGGCTATAGCTGCGCTTAAGGTTCAAGCTTGA